Proteins encoded in a region of the Streptomyces sp. NBC_00258 genome:
- a CDS encoding alginate lyase family protein: MAEHNKHRISRRSALQIAGGVAAAGAVGGIAVSLGGGDSADAAQTGASPSPGESAGKPVFAHPGMLHNAGDLNRARVRVAAGREPWTAGWQRLTANRHSASTWAPRPQATVVRGGTGQNYVSLYNDIHAAYQNALRWKIAGTRENAEAAVAILNAWSATLTTVTGNADRFLAAGLYGYQFANAAELVRDHDGFDLARFQKMMLKVFHPMNDDFLTHHNGAVITNYWANWDLCNVASVMAIGILCDNRAVFDRAVDYFKKGAGNGSIGNAVPFVHESDDLAQWQEAGRDQGHTAMGVGQMGAICEMAWNQGVDLYGYDDSRFMKGAEYVAKYNLGGDVPFTKYTWRSGTGRGKYNEQSVISGIARGETRPVWEILHYHYARRRRLSVPNITAMAEKVRAEGGGGDYGPNSGGFDQLGFGTLLYAK; the protein is encoded by the coding sequence GTGGCAGAGCACAACAAGCACCGCATCAGCCGTCGCAGCGCTCTCCAGATCGCCGGTGGTGTCGCCGCCGCGGGAGCCGTCGGCGGTATCGCGGTCTCGTTGGGCGGCGGCGACTCGGCCGACGCGGCGCAGACCGGTGCCTCCCCGTCGCCCGGTGAGTCCGCCGGGAAGCCGGTCTTCGCGCACCCCGGGATGCTGCACAACGCCGGCGACCTCAACCGGGCCAGGGTGCGCGTCGCCGCCGGACGGGAGCCCTGGACGGCGGGCTGGCAGCGGCTGACCGCCAACCGGCACTCCGCGAGCACCTGGGCCCCCAGGCCGCAGGCCACGGTCGTCCGCGGCGGCACCGGCCAGAACTACGTGTCCCTCTACAACGACATCCACGCCGCCTACCAGAACGCCCTGCGCTGGAAGATCGCGGGCACGAGGGAGAACGCCGAGGCGGCCGTCGCGATTCTCAACGCCTGGTCGGCCACGCTCACCACGGTCACCGGCAACGCCGACCGGTTCCTGGCGGCCGGGCTCTACGGCTACCAGTTCGCCAACGCCGCCGAGCTGGTGCGCGACCACGACGGCTTCGACCTGGCCCGCTTCCAGAAGATGATGCTCAAGGTCTTCCACCCCATGAACGACGACTTCCTCACCCACCACAACGGCGCCGTCATCACCAACTACTGGGCCAACTGGGACCTGTGCAACGTGGCTTCGGTCATGGCGATCGGCATCCTCTGCGACAACAGGGCCGTGTTCGACCGTGCGGTGGACTACTTCAAGAAGGGGGCGGGCAACGGCTCGATCGGGAACGCCGTCCCCTTCGTCCACGAGTCCGACGACCTCGCCCAGTGGCAGGAGGCCGGCCGCGACCAGGGGCACACAGCGATGGGCGTGGGCCAGATGGGCGCGATCTGCGAGATGGCCTGGAACCAGGGCGTCGACCTCTACGGCTACGACGACAGCCGGTTCATGAAGGGCGCCGAGTACGTCGCCAAGTACAACCTCGGCGGCGACGTGCCCTTCACCAAGTACACCTGGCGCAGTGGCACCGGGAGGGGCAAGTACAACGAGCAGTCTGTGATCTCCGGCATAGCGCGTGGAGAGACCCGTCCCGTTTGGGAGATCCTGCACTACCACTACGCGCGCCGCCGTCGGCTCTCCGTTCCGAACATCACGGCCATGGCTGAGAAGGTGCGTGCGGAAGGCGGAGGCGGTGACTACGGACCGAACAGCGGCGGCTTCGACCAGCTCGGCTTCGGGACGCTGCTCTACGCCAAGTGA
- a CDS encoding IS5 family transposase (programmed frameshift): protein MAAELVPDDLWERVAPLLPARPPRRHRYPGRLPADDRAALRGIVYGLCKSVSWRDVPAEQVGCSGVTAWRRLRDWTEAGVWPQLHEVLLAELRAAGLLDMDDAAIDGSHVRALKRGAHTGPSPVDRARPGSKHHLIVDRQGTPLCVSLTSGNRHDITQLMPLLDAIPRIRGVRGRPRHRPSRLFADRGYDYDKYRRLLRARGITPKFARKGITHGSGLGKTRWVVERTFAWLHQFKRLRIRYEKRADLHLGFLQLACSIICLRRLRTSF, encoded by the exons GTGGCTGCTGAACTTGTGCCTGATGACCTGTGGGAACGTGTAGCCCCGCTTTTACCTGCTCGGCCGCCTCGGCGGCATCGGTATCCGGGGCGGTTGCCGGCAGATGACCGGGCTGCGCTCAGAGGCATCGTCTACGGGCTGTGCAAAAGCGTGAGCTGGCGGGACGTTCCCGCAGAACAGGTCGGCTGCAGTGGCGTGACGGCCTGGCGGCGACTGCGGGACTGGACCGAGGCCGGTGTCTGGCCGCAACTGCACGAGGTGCTGCTGGCCGAGCTGCGTGCGGCGGGTCTGCTGGACATGGACGACGCCGCGATCGACGGATCGCACGTGAGGGCTCTGA AAAGGGGGGCTCACACCGGACCTTCGCCGGTCGACCGGGCCCGGCCCGGCAGCAAGCACCACTTGATCGTCGACCGGCAAGGCACCCCCCTTTGCGTCTCACTGACCAGCGGGAACCGCCACGACATCACCCAGCTGATGCCCCTGCTCGATGCGATACCCCGCATCCGCGGTGTCCGCGGTCGACCCAGGCACCGGCCAAGTCGGCTGTTCGCCGACCGCGGTTACGACTACGACAAGTACCGCCGCCTTCTCCGGGCTCGCGGCATCACACCCAAGTTCGCCCGAAAAGGCATCACGCACGGCTCCGGCCTGGGAAAGACGCGTTGGGTCGTGGAGCGCACATTTGCCTGGCTGCACCAGTTCAAACGGCTGCGGATCCGCTACGAGAAGCGCGCAGATCTCCACCTGGGCTTCCTCCAACTTGCCTGCAGCATCATCTGCTTGAGACGACTCCGAACCTCATTCTGA
- a CDS encoding serine hydrolase domain-containing protein, protein MHLRIRTACAALVVLGLTAGPLAGTALAAPTPTAVVRETVSPKTDKALREALKGIPDKDTTAALVRVGGKAGTWRGSAGVHDLASGRKALEHGRFRAGSTTKVVTAAVVLQLAAEGTIDLDGHVQTYLPGLLSKAFEPITVRQLLTFTSGLKPGATLGDVNGEGYDRRFETLTPEAVVASSVAAGPAFCPGKRQQYANIDYTVLGLLIEKVTDDTYEHQAAVRVLRPARMHHTSFPDGPDPRIHGPHNRGYQILADGRLVDATEWNMSDRWAAGDMISTTEDLERLLFALFRGQLVPQPLLDKEMFTLPDVPNATMSAGLQRFQVDEDTVVWAKSGARPGYGTAIAATRNLSRTLVYSVNATDAKSEEMNPVAERIVGAAFGTE, encoded by the coding sequence ATGCATCTCCGTATCCGTACCGCCTGCGCCGCCCTCGTGGTCCTGGGCCTCACCGCGGGGCCCCTGGCCGGGACCGCGCTCGCCGCCCCCACCCCCACGGCGGTCGTACGGGAGACCGTGAGTCCGAAGACAGACAAGGCCTTACGCGAAGCGCTCAAGGGGATTCCGGACAAGGACACGACGGCCGCGCTGGTACGCGTCGGGGGCAAGGCCGGCACCTGGCGGGGCAGCGCCGGCGTGCACGACCTGGCGAGCGGCCGCAAGGCCCTGGAACACGGGCGCTTCAGGGCCGGTTCGACCACCAAGGTGGTCACCGCGGCCGTCGTGCTGCAGCTCGCCGCGGAAGGCACGATCGACCTGGACGGACACGTCCAGACCTACCTCCCCGGCCTCCTCTCGAAGGCGTTCGAACCCATCACCGTACGGCAGTTGCTGACCTTCACCAGCGGGCTGAAGCCGGGAGCGACGCTGGGTGACGTGAACGGTGAGGGGTACGATCGGCGGTTCGAGACGCTGACCCCGGAGGCGGTCGTGGCGTCGTCCGTCGCCGCCGGCCCCGCCTTCTGCCCGGGCAAGCGGCAGCAGTACGCAAACATCGACTACACCGTGCTCGGCCTGCTCATCGAGAAGGTCACCGACGACACGTACGAGCATCAGGCGGCCGTACGGGTCCTGCGGCCGGCCCGGATGCATCACACGTCCTTCCCCGACGGGCCCGACCCCCGTATCCACGGCCCGCACAACCGCGGCTACCAGATCCTGGCGGACGGCAGGCTGGTGGACGCCACCGAGTGGAACATGTCGGACCGGTGGGCAGCGGGCGACATGATCTCCACGACGGAGGACCTGGAACGCCTGCTCTTCGCACTGTTCCGCGGCCAACTGGTCCCCCAGCCCCTCCTGGACAAGGAGATGTTCACACTCCCGGACGTGCCGAACGCCACGATGAGCGCCGGCCTCCAGCGCTTCCAGGTCGACGAAGACACCGTCGTCTGGGCCAAGTCCGGCGCCAGGCCCGGCTACGGCACGGCGATCGCCGCCACCCGCAATCTGTCACGCACCCTCGTGTACTCGGTGAACGCGACCGACGCGAAGAGCGAGGAGATGAATCCGGTGGCGGAGCGGATCGTGGGGGCGGCGTTCGGAACGGAGTGA
- a CDS encoding polyamine ABC transporter substrate-binding protein yields MSRRSLLRTLGTGAATALAAGCGVPAAYVAPSDRSRSDLSATDKRLTWANWPLYIDTDDENESRRPTLDAFEKRTGIEVTYTEEINDNDEFFGKISPSLMNHQETGRDLMVISDWMCARFVRLGWVQEMDRSRQPNVTKYLDPQLRSPAFDPGRRHTVPWQSGITGIAYNRRRVGREVRHVSDLWADDLKGRVTLLSGLDEAFALLMQGNGVDITKWTADDFHTMCDQVEELVRADHIRRFTGNDYIKDLSSGDVLACQAYSGDVIQLQADDPDIEFVVPEEGAELWSESLMIPNLARHKANAESLVDHYYEPSVAAELAAWVNYVCPVPAAQDVLASAKDEETAALAEDPLIFPDTAMRKRLAIARDITSKERTDFAKRWNAIAGL; encoded by the coding sequence ATCTCCCGCCGCAGCCTGCTGCGCACCCTCGGCACGGGCGCAGCCACCGCACTGGCCGCCGGTTGCGGAGTACCCGCGGCGTACGTCGCGCCCTCGGACCGTTCGAGAAGCGACCTGTCGGCCACCGACAAGCGTCTGACCTGGGCCAACTGGCCCCTCTACATCGACACGGACGACGAGAACGAGTCGAGGCGCCCCACCCTGGACGCCTTCGAGAAGCGCACCGGGATCGAGGTCACGTACACCGAGGAGATCAACGACAACGACGAGTTCTTCGGGAAGATCAGCCCCTCCCTGATGAATCATCAGGAGACGGGCCGGGACCTGATGGTGATCAGCGACTGGATGTGCGCGCGGTTCGTACGCCTGGGCTGGGTCCAGGAGATGGACCGATCCAGGCAGCCCAACGTCACCAAGTACCTGGACCCACAACTGCGTTCACCGGCCTTCGACCCGGGCCGGAGGCACACCGTGCCGTGGCAGTCGGGAATCACCGGCATCGCGTACAACCGCCGCAGGGTCGGCCGCGAGGTCCGGCACGTCTCCGACCTGTGGGCGGACGACCTCAAGGGCCGTGTCACGCTCCTCTCCGGTCTGGACGAGGCGTTCGCGCTGCTCATGCAGGGCAACGGCGTCGACATCACCAAGTGGACCGCGGACGACTTCCACACGATGTGCGACCAGGTCGAGGAACTCGTCCGCGCGGACCACATCCGCCGTTTCACCGGCAACGACTACATCAAGGACCTGTCGAGCGGCGACGTACTGGCCTGCCAGGCGTACAGCGGTGACGTGATCCAGCTCCAGGCCGACGACCCCGACATCGAGTTCGTCGTCCCGGAGGAGGGCGCCGAACTCTGGTCCGAGTCCCTGATGATCCCGAACCTCGCCCGCCACAAGGCGAACGCGGAGTCGCTCGTCGACCACTACTACGAGCCGTCCGTCGCCGCCGAACTCGCCGCCTGGGTCAACTACGTCTGCCCCGTCCCGGCCGCCCAGGACGTCCTCGCCTCCGCCAAGGACGAGGAGACCGCCGCCCTGGCCGAGGACCCGCTCATCTTCCCCGACACCGCCATGCGCAAGCGGCTCGCGATCGCACGCGACATCACGTCGAAGGAACGCACGGACTTCGCGAAGCGATGGAACGCGATCGCCGGGCTGTAG
- a CDS encoding sensor histidine kinase: MSERPGLPGVWRIRGRKSMRRLRGIRGPQSIRWRLTLVYSGLFVVAGAVLLALTYTLMSERGGQVSVTRPDVPAPGAGVPDVRGYVREQLVAQRSDQLHQLFVESGVALGVMALASLLLGWLVAGRVLAPLRSMTGAVRRISADALHRRLAVAGPADELKDLADTFDDLLARLEGAFEAQRRFVANASHELRTPLTLQQAVIDVALADPGAGVEALRSACLRVRAAGQEQERLIEALLTLALSQRGVPEREFVDLSVVAAELLPDGGPRVSAELAPAALVGDPQLIGRLVSNLVENAVRHNVPSGEGGWVSVWTGVVDGRASLRVVNSGPVVPSDQVGVLFEPFRRLGVERVRARAREGSGLGLSIVAAIAAAHGGVVEARARGEGGLWVEVVFPPPPPLPIPVTTRGPAPEPPLLKRRRG; this comes from the coding sequence ATGAGTGAGCGTCCTGGGCTCCCCGGGGTGTGGCGGATCCGCGGCCGGAAGAGCATGCGCAGACTGCGGGGCATCCGGGGACCGCAGAGCATCCGGTGGCGGCTGACGTTGGTCTACAGCGGGCTGTTCGTGGTGGCGGGGGCGGTGCTGCTGGCCCTCACGTACACCCTCATGTCAGAGCGCGGCGGACAGGTGTCGGTGACCAGGCCCGATGTGCCTGCGCCGGGGGCAGGGGTGCCCGACGTCCGGGGGTACGTACGTGAGCAGCTGGTCGCCCAGCGCAGCGACCAGCTGCATCAGCTCTTCGTCGAGTCGGGGGTCGCCCTCGGCGTCATGGCGTTGGCCTCGCTCCTGCTCGGGTGGCTGGTGGCCGGGCGGGTGCTCGCGCCTCTGCGGAGCATGACCGGGGCGGTACGGCGGATCTCCGCGGACGCTCTGCACCGACGGCTCGCGGTGGCCGGGCCGGCCGACGAACTCAAGGACCTCGCCGACACGTTCGACGATCTGCTCGCCCGGCTGGAAGGCGCCTTCGAGGCGCAGCGGCGGTTCGTCGCCAACGCGTCGCACGAGTTGCGTACGCCGCTCACCCTTCAGCAGGCCGTCATCGATGTCGCGCTCGCCGATCCCGGGGCCGGTGTCGAGGCCCTGCGGTCCGCCTGTCTTCGGGTCCGGGCCGCCGGGCAGGAGCAGGAGCGGTTGATCGAGGCGTTGTTGACGTTGGCTCTCAGCCAACGGGGGGTGCCGGAACGGGAGTTCGTGGATCTGTCCGTGGTCGCGGCCGAGCTGTTGCCCGACGGCGGGCCCCGGGTGTCCGCCGAGCTCGCGCCCGCGGCGCTCGTCGGGGACCCGCAGCTGATCGGGCGGCTGGTGAGCAACCTCGTCGAGAACGCCGTGCGCCACAACGTGCCGTCGGGGGAGGGTGGTTGGGTCTCCGTCTGGACCGGGGTCGTCGATGGGCGGGCCTCCCTGCGGGTCGTGAACAGTGGGCCTGTGGTGCCGTCGGATCAGGTGGGCGTCCTGTTCGAACCGTTTCGGAGGCTGGGGGTCGAGCGGGTGCGGGCCCGGGCCCGCGAGGGTTCCGGGCTGGGGCTGTCGATCGTGGCGGCGATCGCCGCGGCGCACGGGGGTGTGGTGGAGGCGCGGGCTCGGGGGGAGGGTGGGTTGTGGGTCGAGGTGGTGTTTCCGCCCCCGCCGCCCCTACCCATTCCCGTCACTACTCGGGGGCCAGCCCCCGAACCCCCGCTCCTCAAACGCCGGAGGGGCTGA
- a CDS encoding response regulator transcription factor: MRVLVVEDHEELAETVAAGLRREGMAVDIALDGHAALERATVNGYDVVVLDRDLPGLHGDRVCRALAEGGSRARVLMLTASGTVADRVAGLGMGADDYLPKPFAFTELVARIRALGRRAQPALPPVLVHGDLRLDPARRVASRNGSQLPLSPKEFAVLELLMGAGGAVVSAEELLERAWDEAADPFTQTVKVTVSRLRRKLGEPPLIETVAQAGYRV; encoded by the coding sequence ATGCGCGTATTGGTGGTCGAGGACCACGAGGAGCTCGCCGAGACCGTCGCGGCGGGACTGCGCAGAGAGGGTATGGCCGTCGACATCGCGCTGGACGGCCATGCGGCGCTGGAGCGTGCCACGGTCAACGGCTACGACGTCGTCGTACTCGACCGTGACCTGCCCGGGCTGCACGGAGACCGGGTCTGCCGGGCCCTGGCCGAGGGGGGCAGCCGGGCGCGGGTACTGATGCTGACCGCGTCCGGCACGGTCGCCGACCGCGTCGCGGGGCTCGGGATGGGTGCCGACGACTATCTGCCGAAGCCGTTCGCGTTCACCGAACTCGTCGCGCGTATACGGGCGTTGGGGCGCCGTGCCCAACCCGCGCTGCCGCCGGTTCTGGTCCACGGCGATCTGCGGCTCGACCCCGCGCGACGGGTGGCGTCCCGCAACGGCAGCCAACTCCCGCTCAGTCCCAAGGAGTTCGCGGTCCTGGAGCTGCTGATGGGTGCGGGTGGGGCCGTGGTCTCCGCCGAGGAACTGCTGGAGCGGGCCTGGGACGAGGCGGCCGATCCGTTCACGCAGACCGTGAAGGTGACGGTCAGCCGACTGCGGCGCAAGCTCGGAGAGCCGCCGTTGATCGAGACGGTGGCGCAGGCCGGGTACCGGGTATGA
- a CDS encoding gamma-aminobutyraldehyde dehydrogenase, which yields MSTELRRLRNYIDGEFRDAADGRTTDVVNPATGEAYATAPLSGRADVDAAMAAAAAAFPAWRDQTPAERQKALLKIADAFEERAEELIAAEVENTGKPIGLTRSEEIPPMVDQIRFFAGAARMLEGRASGEYMEGLTSIVRREPVGVCAQVAPWNYPMMMAVWKFAPALAAGNTVVLKPSDTTPASTVLIAEIIGSIVPKGVFNVICGDRDSGRAMVEHPVPAMASITGSVRAGISVAESAAKDVKRVHLELGGKAPVVVFEDTDMAKAVEDISVAGFFNAGQDCTAATRVLVQESIHDEFVAALAKAAADTKTGMPDDEDVLYGPLNNPNQLKQVTGFIERLPAHAKVEAGGHRVGDKGYFYAPTVVSGLKQDDEIIQNEVFGPVITVQSFSDEAQAVAWANGVEYALASSVWTKDHSRAMRMAKVLDFGCVWINTHIPLVAEMPHGGFKKSGYGKDLSAYGFDDYTRIKHVMTSIEG from the coding sequence GTGAGCACCGAGCTGCGTCGTCTGCGCAATTACATCGACGGAGAATTCCGCGATGCCGCCGATGGACGGACCACCGACGTGGTCAACCCCGCGACGGGCGAGGCCTACGCCACCGCGCCGCTGTCCGGTCGGGCCGACGTCGACGCCGCGATGGCAGCGGCCGCCGCGGCCTTCCCGGCCTGGCGCGACCAGACCCCGGCCGAGCGTCAGAAGGCCCTGCTCAAGATCGCGGACGCCTTCGAGGAGCGGGCCGAGGAGCTGATCGCGGCCGAGGTGGAGAACACCGGCAAGCCCATCGGCCTCACCCGGTCCGAGGAAATCCCGCCCATGGTCGACCAGATCCGCTTCTTCGCGGGCGCGGCGCGCATGCTGGAGGGCCGCGCGTCCGGTGAGTACATGGAGGGCCTGACCTCGATCGTCCGCCGCGAGCCGGTCGGCGTCTGCGCGCAGGTCGCGCCGTGGAACTACCCGATGATGATGGCCGTGTGGAAGTTCGCCCCCGCGCTCGCGGCCGGCAACACGGTCGTCCTGAAGCCGTCGGACACCACTCCCGCCTCCACGGTCCTGATCGCCGAGATCATCGGCTCGATCGTCCCCAAGGGCGTCTTCAACGTCATCTGCGGCGACCGTGACTCCGGCCGCGCGATGGTCGAGCACCCGGTGCCCGCCATGGCGTCGATCACCGGCTCCGTGCGCGCCGGTATCTCCGTCGCCGAGTCCGCCGCCAAGGACGTCAAGCGGGTCCACCTGGAGCTGGGCGGCAAGGCGCCGGTCGTCGTCTTCGAGGACACCGACATGGCCAAGGCCGTCGAGGACATCTCGGTCGCGGGCTTCTTCAACGCGGGCCAGGACTGTACGGCCGCCACCCGCGTCCTCGTCCAGGAGTCCATCCACGACGAGTTCGTGGCCGCGCTCGCCAAGGCCGCCGCCGACACGAAGACCGGTATGCCGGACGACGAGGACGTGCTGTACGGGCCGCTCAACAACCCGAACCAGCTCAAGCAGGTCACCGGCTTCATCGAGCGACTGCCCGCCCACGCCAAGGTCGAGGCGGGCGGCCACCGCGTCGGCGACAAGGGCTACTTCTACGCTCCGACCGTGGTGTCGGGGCTGAAGCAGGACGACGAGATCATCCAGAACGAGGTCTTCGGCCCGGTCATCACCGTCCAGTCCTTCTCGGACGAGGCACAGGCCGTCGCGTGGGCGAACGGCGTCGAGTACGCCCTCGCCTCCTCCGTCTGGACCAAGGACCACTCGCGCGCGATGCGCATGGCCAAGGTCCTCGACTTCGGCTGCGTCTGGATCAACACCCACATCCCGCTGGTCGCGGAGATGCCGCACGGCGGATTCAAGAAGTCCGGCTACGGCAAGGACCTGTCGGCGTACGGGTTCGACGACTACACGCGGATCAAGCACGTGATGACGTCCATCGAGGGCTGA
- a CDS encoding Lrp/AsnC family transcriptional regulator, which produces MHSEHVSSRSAEPKGSRDTRSGNTTPSLDSVSLAIIEQLQEDGRRPYAAIGKAVGLSEAAVRQRVQKLLDQGVMQIVAVTDPLTVGFRRQAMVGVNVDGDLEPVADALTAMPEVEYVVMTAGSFDILAEIVCEDDDHLLDVINKRIRALPGVRSTESFVYLKLKKQTYMWGTR; this is translated from the coding sequence ATGCACAGTGAGCACGTGTCCAGTCGCAGCGCAGAGCCAAAGGGCTCCCGAGACACCCGGTCGGGGAACACCACTCCCTCACTGGACAGCGTCTCCCTCGCCATCATCGAGCAACTCCAGGAAGACGGCCGGAGGCCCTACGCCGCGATCGGCAAGGCCGTCGGCCTCTCCGAGGCGGCCGTGCGCCAGCGCGTCCAGAAGCTGCTCGACCAGGGCGTGATGCAGATCGTCGCCGTCACGGACCCGCTCACCGTGGGTTTCCGCAGGCAGGCGATGGTGGGCGTCAACGTCGACGGCGACCTTGAGCCCGTGGCGGACGCGCTGACCGCCATGCCGGAAGTCGAGTACGTGGTGATGACCGCGGGCTCGTTCGACATCCTCGCCGAGATCGTCTGCGAGGACGACGACCACCTGCTGGACGTCATCAACAAACGCATACGGGCCCTGCCCGGCGTGCGCTCCACCGAAAGCTTCGTCTACCTCAAGCTCAAGAAGCAGACCTACATGTGGGGAACCCGATAG